TCAACTTAGAAACGTTACGACTTAAATTTTCATGGGGTCAATATAAAAGGTAGAGAGACAAAGTCTTATTCAATATAGTGGGGTTTTGGAGATATGATATTAGTGATGAGGAAGGTGACANAAAGGAGAAAGGATGTGAtgagaactccaaaagaagaagaagaagaagagagaggacGTGAACAGTGGAACCCAATGTATGGACAAGTAAAACTCAAAACCAAGACTGAGTATACACCTTATTCCATTGCCAAGTCCTCGGGTCAAGGGACCACATGTCTGCATGCACAACTCCTCTTTCAGAAGTGTTCTTATCAGattgaatttctttaaaatagcCACCATATAATAAAACCTGTAATTTAAATGAACATTTGAGACGGTAAAGCAGAAAACTCGTGTCTGTAAAGATATATTCAGGATGGTTAGATGCTTCTTGATCAACAAACCTCATCTTGGtgaacacaaaattgaaaaccgCTTCGAGGAGTAGGCCACATTGCACCAGGACTAGGCTTTATTTCTTGCCACTAATAAAGCTTTTTGTCAGTAGTCATCATTAAGTCATATCAAGAGAATAATTAGATGATGATATCTTAAAGGAgggaaattttttataaaagttagCTTCACCTTGTACTGATCCAGGTCAAATACATACATATCATTGTAGTATCTGCAAAAGAATATTTGATAGAAGCTTTAGCGAGCAGATTGAAACCAAGATTCTTGTAAATGGAAAATAGCCAGAGAATATAAAACTGAAatattttcacatttattttaaaaaatttataggaaATATATATAGTCATTTGGAAGAAGACAAAATGCAGAAAGATAGATTACATAAAGTAAGTTTGGTCTAAGTGGAAATACCAAATTTACCTTCAATATTAATACCATCACAGACACACACAACCAGTTCAAAAGCTGTTCAAAAGAGATAATTCATATGATGAGTTATAGAATCCACAAACCTCACTTCTCTCAGAGTGTCGTAGAAGccaccaaaaataataattttgtgcTTGTATAAGACCTGAAACACAGTCAAGgatgtaaaagaaaaggaaaagaaataaccTGCAGAAATTAGAGAACCATGGCATCTAAAAATTACCATCCGGTGACCAGAGCGTGGACTCGGACAACcttttaaattgatttgttCCCATTGATTTGTTTTCAGGTCCAACACCCAAAAATCCTATAAGTTTGTGTTAAGCACGAAATCAAATAACAGTCTCGGAAGTCAACTGGTTGCTCGTAAGTTAACAATAATGAGCATGGACTTGCAAAAAGAATGCTAATGAAAATTCCACCTTGTAGTGATGAAACCTCTCTTGGTTAGAAGATGTAAACTCTCCACCTGATGGCCCAATAAAAGCAGTTAGCATAGTGCATGTTAAATACTAGAGCTATGTGCATTCACATttgaacaaatatttttcacTAACCAAAAATATAGAGATAATTCTTCCAAGCAACGGCTTGATGAGCACTACGAGGAGGGGGGCTATTGGGACTCGAAATTACTTTCCACTCTAGTTTCTCGACATCATATCGGTACAGATCACCATAGACATATGTCTGTGCCAACTCAAGTTAATGAAGTGCAGGTGTAAGACCTGAATTAACTACTTCAAGTAAGACGTGCAGTCACACAGTGAATTATCAAGAACTTACCTTGGTACCATTGTAGAATTCACCCCCATAGAGAATCAACTCTGTTTCTTTCAAGGGATTGATGGTCAACTACACAATAATTCCAAAAAATTACATATATTGATTCCATCATCAGCATAAAACAGAACACTAAGAAATTAACATGATATTCCACGTGTCAGAGATGTACCGAACAATTGGACCGAGGAGATGGTGCAGGGACATTCTCCTCAACATGAACTTCTGTCTTCTTCGCTTCCTCCTTTTGTATACTCAACTGCAAGaattcaatgaacaaaaataactCACTTGACCGACTTTTGATCACAGAAAGCAGAGAATGCCAAGTTTCTCATTCAAGCATGGCCATATAAAGTTAGTTGGACGATGCGTGACTCTCAAAAGTACCGTTTTTATtacactcgttcctttattATCCTTATTTCTCGCTTGGACAtcttaaagtttaaatataaaaaatcccAATTCTCAAATTATCTATTGAATGGAAGTAAACTGAagtaacaacaacaacaaaagtaaagaaaactctaCTTCCTGCATAAAGTCTTAGTTTCATTAGCAGTAGAACTTataataaacacaaaaaagcGCGCGtcctaattttcaaaactgCAAAAAGATGAATTGGAATAAAGCTGAATCATtagtatataaatattgatCTACTTCCGTTTTGTACTCGCTACTCAGATACTAACAACAGATTAAAGGCTATAGCGAATGAAGGAACATACAAGAATTGCATCAATGTCATCCTCGGGAGAGAGCTTCTTATTCTCCCTGCGAGCTCTCTTTTCCTCGGCTTTGGCCGTTTTCTTCTCAgtcttctcttttccttttccaggCTTCTTGGCTTTCTTCCCCATTCCGATCACAACTCTCTGCCTGTGGAATCGCCTCTCAGGCCTCAGCTACAATTGCAAATTACAGTCGAATGCAAGCGAAGAGCTTTCAGTTCCAACGATGGGAGCCCGGGAAGGAACTTTAATGCGGCGCGGCGCCTTACGAACGAGACGCTGTCAACTTGTTTCTCGCTTCATAGATACGGTGTCGTTTTGTTATAACTGTAAATAGGGATCCAACGCCCGTTTTCATTATTGGCTGAATTTATATGTTTACGTTTAATGTCAGTACAATGACATacctaatttatatttaaaactaaaccataaaacattttatttaaattaaataaacataggTTTTAAATTCTTGTTCCTGTACTTCgaatttgttttagaatttatttatttaaaaaaataaataaaaccgcTGGTaacttaataattataaataataaaaaatccgGTCACCACTATTGGGCCTTTCCGTGTGGATGGACTTTCGTTAGAACTGTAGACGGCCCATTACTGGGACATGACGAGCCCATATTGCCCGACACTAATGGGCCTTTAAGACTCGAccgtatttatttatttatttattgaattacaGCTGTATTTTTCTCATTGGTCGTCAAATCAATAGCAATTTTCAGAATATCTTTCCATGAGCTtccatacatatatatatatatatatatatatatataagcaaGAATGGAATAtaaaatgtaaagaaaaagtTGAGGCACGTGAGTTGGGAAGGATATAAACTGCAGTATAGTCGGTCACGCGTGCCAGAAGAGACATTTTATGTATGTTATGTACTGAGGTACTTAAATTTCAGGCTAAAAAGCTGAGAACTGGAATGGAATCAAAAGAACAAACGTGAAAAGACCCAAAAAAATACCCTATCATGTATTACTTAATTACACATTCACAGATTTGGCATATATTCCTGGGGGATCGTGTGAATTTTTTTGCTGTCAAAAACTAAACTTTTCTCAACTTCTGTAAATTACTCACCTCCATTTGGATAAGTCTTATTGGCTACGGTTTCATCCGTTTTCAACTTTGGTTTTTTACCCAACCCACTCACATTCGCGTTTACTACGAGtttaaatggtaaaaaaactaaataatttgagatttttaattatttttaaaatacaaagcCCCCTATATACATGAATGTGGTGTTAAAGCTTCATATTGAGTAGGCGGCAGATGGCTTAGATTAATGGAGCGTGCATTTGCGGTGACACGTCTTTTTaaggaataaatttaatatttttttattccatcTCTTGGAACCTATATTTTTACCCTTGTGGTTGCAAAATAATTAGCCTCGGACATTTCTGCCTGTCGCCTACGTGGCACTTATCCCATCACTTAATCAGAGTTAACTTtattccaaatatatattaatttatgttcTCGGTCAAAGTTTCATTTACTCCATCTGTAacacttttaattaaattacatcaCCAACCTTATAGATTCCTCCTACCTAGCCCTTGTATATTTAAATCAGtaaattactattattattattataattttaaatatttggaaaagATTTCGAAATCCGGTATATTCcaaataataaacaataatcGTGTGCTCCTATGATCCGTTTTGGCCGCATTGTTGCCCGTGGTCAGCCAACTCGACTTCATCTTACAACAATCccctccattttttaattatcgatattttgttttttttaatacttccAATTGGGCtttagaaatttataaaattttccacgtttaatgaaaataataaataaataattatatatatgaatgaagGCAATGGTGGAAGCTTAACAACACCACTAATATAATGTGTAAACCCATTTTTTCAACAATAAAAAACTCATAACAAAAGCGTGTAGTCATCATAATCATTACACTTCTCCTTCAATTTCCAaaaaattcttctttttttttttttctaaaattctcGTCCTAATCCCCGCCTGACCCACgtatctttttcttcttatcttTACAGATTTCTATATAAATCTCCCCGCTCATACCTACTCAACCACCATTTCCCTACACGGAGACTCAGATGGGTGGCGGAGGAGACGGCGGTGGAAGCTCCGGCGTCGGCGGATTTCGAAATCCGTTGCGAAATATAGAGAGAGTTTTAAATGAGGCAATTGCACGCAGCTTTGTGGGGAAATATTTCAAGCTTGAAGCTCGAAATAGCTGTTTTACTAAGGAATTACGAGCCGGTTTAGCCACTTTTCTTACCATGGCTTATATCATCACCGTTAATGCCAATATTCTTGCTGACTCCGGCGGCACGTGCTCAATGGCTGACTGCTCGGTGCCGGTGAACGGAACCGCTGCGCCGGACTGCATGTTCAAGCCCAATCCCGGGTACCAAAATTGCCTTGCGACAACCAAAAGCGATCTCATGGTCGGCACTATTTTATCGGCCATGATTGGTTCGTTCGCTATGGGAGTTCTTGCTAACCTTCCTCTGGGTCTCGCGCCTGGTATGGGCCCAAATGCGTATTTGGCCTATAACTTAGTGGGCTTTCACGGATCCGGCCCAATTCCATATCGAACCGCCTTGGCCGTTTTGTTGGTTGAGGGTTGCGCGTTTATTGCTGTTTCTGCATTAGGGCTTCGTTCAAAGCTCGCTAAACTCATTCCCAAGTCGGTTCGGTTCGCTTGTGCTGCTGGGATTGGGCTTTTTATAGCCTTCGTGGGCCTGCAAGTCAACCAAGGATTGGGCCTGGTTGGGCCTGACCCTGCCACGTTGGTCACACTCACGGCCTGTAATCGTACAAATCCAGAAACCGGAGAATGCATTGGAGGGAAAATGCAAAGCCCAACGTTTTGGCTGGGGTCCATCGGGTTTGTAATCATGGCTTACGGTCTAATGAAAGAGTTAAAGGGTAGTATGATATACGGCATCGTTTTTGTTACGTTGGTATCTTGGTTCAGAGGCACGGCTGTGACGTACTTCCCTCTCAGCCCACTCGGCGACGAGAAATTCAACTACTTCAAAAAAGTGGTGGACTTTCACCAAATCCAAACCACAGCCGGTGTCCTTAGCTTCAACGGCTTCAACAGAACCCCCGTTTGGGTAGCCCTAGCGACGCTGTTTTACATTGATGTGCTCGCGACGACGGGGACGCTTTACACCCTAGCCGAAATCGGCGGATTCGTGAACGAACGGGGGAATTTTGAAGGCGAGTACATGGCGTACATCGTCGACGGTGGTTCCACGGTCGTCGCAGCGCTGCTCGGAGTTTCCCCCGTCGCGACGTACGTGGAATCATCGGCAGGGATCAGAGAGGGAGGGCGGACGGGACTTACGGCTGTAGTTGTGAGTTTCTGTTTTATGATGTCGTTGTTCTTTACGCCGTTGTTATCGAGTGTGCCGCCGTGGGCGATCGGGCCGTCGCTGGTGATGGTGGgagtgatgatgatgaaggtGGTGAAGGAGATCGAGTGGGGAAATGTGAAGGAATCGGCGCCGGCTTTCATGACGATGATTCTGATGCCGTTGACGTATTCGATAGCGAACGGGATTGTGGGAGGGATAGGGCTGTACGTTGCTCTGAGTTTATACGACCAGGTTGTGAGGGTGATGGAGTGGTTGGGGAAGATGAAAAGGGTTGTGGCGAAAGAACAGAACCAGGTATCGGCGAGTGCGGCTAATGCAGAGTTGGTATCTGTAGTTTAGATTACTTTAGGGACGGAGGAATGTGATTGATCTACTGACA
This sequence is a window from Cucurbita pepo subsp. pepo cultivar mu-cu-16 chromosome LG04, ASM280686v2, whole genome shotgun sequence. Protein-coding genes within it:
- the LOC111792579 gene encoding adenine/guanine permease AZG2, which produces MGGGGDGGGSSGVGGFRNPLRNIERVLNEAIARSFVGKYFKLEARNSCFTKELRAGLATFLTMAYIITVNANILADSGGTCSMADCSVPVNGTAAPDCMFKPNPGYQNCLATTKSDLMVGTILSAMIGSFAMGVLANLPLGLAPGMGPNAYLAYNLVGFHGSGPIPYRTALAVLLVEGCAFIAVSALGLRSKLAKLIPKSVRFACAAGIGLFIAFVGLQVNQGLGLVGPDPATLVTLTACNRTNPETGECIGGKMQSPTFWLGSIGFVIMAYGLMKELKGSMIYGIVFVTLVSWFRGTAVTYFPLSPLGDEKFNYFKKVVDFHQIQTTAGVLSFNGFNRTPVWVALATLFYIDVLATTGTLYTLAEIGGFVNERGNFEGEYMAYIVDGGSTVVAALLGVSPVATYVESSAGIREGGRTGLTAVVVSFCFMMSLFFTPLLSSVPPWAIGPSLVMVGVMMMKVVKEIEWGNVKESAPAFMTMILMPLTYSIANGIVGGIGLYVALSLYDQVVRVMEWLGKMKRVVAKEQNQVSASAANAELVSVV